A region of Streptomyces sp. NBC_01750 DNA encodes the following proteins:
- a CDS encoding zinc-dependent alcohol dehydrogenase family protein — protein MTASPSSVTTSAWVVEHPGPITSAPLRFVERETPAPGPSELLLRVRACGVCRTDLHLAEGDLAPRRPRCTPGHEVVGEVIAAGPAVQDFRVGDRAGAAWLAGTCGRCRYCRTGRENLCPHSRYTGWDIHGGFADYMIVDARFAYGLPEGWGDEEVAPLLCAGIIGYRALQRADLPPGGRLGIYGFGASAHLTAQLAVARGAEVHVVTRSPLAQRLALELGAASAGEGAPPRPLDSAILFAPAGRLVPVALEALDRGGTLAIAGIYLSAVPPLDYDRHLFQERTVRSVTANTREDGRAFLAEAARLRPTVRVTRYPMRRADQALRDLAAGRIVGVAVLVTS, from the coding sequence ATGACGGCGTCCCCGAGTTCAGTCACTACATCCGCCTGGGTGGTCGAGCACCCCGGGCCGATCACATCCGCCCCGCTGCGGTTTGTCGAGCGCGAGACTCCCGCACCCGGCCCGAGCGAGCTGCTGCTGCGCGTGCGCGCTTGCGGGGTGTGCCGGACGGACCTGCATCTGGCCGAGGGTGATCTGGCACCCCGCAGGCCGCGCTGCACCCCGGGCCACGAGGTCGTGGGTGAGGTGATCGCCGCCGGGCCCGCCGTCCAGGACTTCCGCGTCGGTGACCGGGCAGGGGCGGCCTGGCTGGCGGGAACCTGCGGTAGGTGCCGCTACTGCCGTACCGGGCGGGAGAACCTGTGTCCCCACTCCCGCTACACCGGCTGGGACATTCACGGCGGCTTCGCCGACTACATGATCGTGGATGCTCGATTTGCCTACGGCCTGCCGGAAGGGTGGGGTGACGAGGAGGTCGCGCCACTGCTGTGCGCGGGGATCATCGGCTATCGGGCGCTTCAGCGGGCCGACCTGCCGCCCGGAGGTCGGCTCGGTATCTACGGGTTCGGAGCTTCCGCGCATCTGACCGCCCAGCTCGCCGTCGCGCGGGGTGCCGAGGTCCATGTCGTCACTCGGTCGCCGCTTGCGCAACGGCTGGCGCTTGAGCTGGGGGCGGCGTCCGCCGGAGAGGGCGCACCCCCGCGCCCGCTGGATTCCGCGATCTTGTTCGCCCCGGCCGGTCGGCTTGTGCCGGTGGCGCTCGAGGCGCTGGACCGCGGCGGCACACTCGCGATCGCCGGGATCTACCTGAGTGCCGTACCGCCGCTCGACTACGACCGGCATCTCTTTCAGGAGCGGACCGTGCGCAGCGTCACCGCCAACACCCGCGAGGACGGCCGTGCCTTCCTCGCCGAAGCGGCGCGGCTGCGGCCCACCGTGCGCGTCACGCGCTATCCGATGCGCAGGGCCGACCAAGCCCTGCGGGATCTGGCGGCAGGTCGGATCGTCGGGGTCGCGGTACTCGTCACGTCCTGA
- a CDS encoding pyridoxamine 5'-phosphate oxidase family protein, giving the protein MDRREVAQVLNKPLALQLMSSDIPARMACTGLDGGPRVVPLGFLWSGAEILICTLPGSYKVRALAADPKVALTIDTTGRQPPHVLLVRGTADTEVVEGVPAEYLEAARKYVTGQQWPAFEAEVRSLYQQMVGITVTPEWAKLLDFETTIPTAVERLVRERAGEQESSADAAVDVPQQPRSAKYP; this is encoded by the coding sequence GTGGATCGAAGAGAAGTCGCACAGGTCCTCAACAAGCCGCTCGCGCTCCAGCTCATGTCCTCGGACATCCCGGCCCGCATGGCTTGCACCGGACTGGACGGAGGGCCACGCGTCGTCCCCCTCGGCTTCCTCTGGTCCGGCGCCGAGATCCTCATCTGCACCCTGCCGGGTTCGTACAAGGTGCGAGCGCTCGCCGCCGACCCGAAGGTGGCGCTGACCATCGACACGACCGGCCGGCAGCCACCGCATGTGCTGCTCGTCCGCGGCACGGCTGACACCGAAGTTGTCGAAGGCGTCCCCGCCGAGTACCTGGAAGCGGCGAGGAAATACGTCACGGGCCAACAGTGGCCCGCATTCGAAGCCGAGGTGCGGTCGCTCTACCAGCAGATGGTTGGTATCACCGTCACCCCCGAGTGGGCGAAGCTACTGGATTTCGAGACCACCATCCCAACTGCTGTGGAGCGGTTGGTGCGTGAACGTGCCGGGGAGCAGGAGAGCTCAGCGGATGCGGCAGTGGACGTCCCCCAGCAGCCCCGTTCTGCGAAATATCCCTGA
- a CDS encoding HAD family hydrolase produces MRPPRLIATDLDGTLLRRGGVLSDRTLRALRSAVGAGAEIVLVTARPPRFVDMLTAASGLVGTAVCSNGALVYDVAVRTVVEQRALSVAAARQVAAVLSKAAPGLGFAVETGHQVLYEPGFGLRFPGGADTEVAVASLPDLWLTDVPITKLLAWSAQLDADFLLAAAEAAAGGVAQFTHSGGAGLLEISAPGVSKASTLAALCAARGIDSSEVVAFGDMPNDLTILQWAGVGYAMANAHPAVLSAVRRHTASNEEDGVAVILEQLFNKA; encoded by the coding sequence ATGAGACCTCCTCGATTGATCGCCACCGATCTCGACGGCACGCTCCTGCGCCGGGGCGGCGTTCTCTCGGACCGCACCCTGCGCGCCCTGCGCAGCGCCGTCGGCGCCGGTGCGGAGATCGTCCTCGTCACCGCCCGGCCGCCCCGCTTCGTCGACATGCTCACCGCCGCGTCCGGTCTGGTCGGAACGGCGGTATGCAGCAACGGTGCCCTCGTCTACGACGTCGCGGTGCGCACCGTCGTCGAACAACGGGCCCTGTCGGTAGCCGCCGCCCGTCAGGTGGCCGCCGTACTCTCAAAAGCCGCCCCCGGACTGGGCTTCGCCGTGGAGACCGGTCATCAGGTCCTGTACGAGCCTGGGTTCGGGCTTCGGTTCCCCGGGGGCGCCGACACCGAGGTGGCAGTGGCGTCCTTGCCGGACCTGTGGCTGACGGATGTTCCCATCACCAAGCTGCTCGCCTGGTCGGCGCAGCTCGACGCGGACTTCCTGCTCGCAGCCGCGGAGGCGGCGGCGGGCGGGGTGGCACAGTTCACCCACTCGGGCGGAGCGGGTCTGCTGGAGATCAGCGCGCCGGGTGTCAGCAAGGCGAGCACTCTCGCCGCCCTGTGCGCCGCGCGCGGAATCGACTCCTCGGAAGTGGTCGCGTTCGGCGACATGCCGAACGACCTGACCATCCTGCAGTGGGCAGGCGTCGGCTATGCGATGGCCAACGCGCATCCTGCCGTGCTCTCCGCGGTGCGGCGGCACACCGCGTCGAACGAGGAGGACGGGGTGGCCGTCATCCTCGAACAGCTCTTCAACAAGGCCTGA
- a CDS encoding UBP-type zinc finger domain-containing protein, whose translation MARDQIPGIDLAAVPSGEGCVECLAGDGPGWWMHLRRCAACGHIGCCDSSPSQHGTKHAKQAGHPFLTSFEPGEDWFWNVDTQEYYEGSELAAPTSHPLTQPTPGPRGAVPADWEQQLH comes from the coding sequence ATGGCACGGGACCAGATTCCAGGAATCGACCTCGCAGCCGTGCCGAGCGGTGAGGGGTGCGTCGAATGCCTGGCCGGTGACGGGCCGGGCTGGTGGATGCACCTGCGCCGCTGCGCCGCATGCGGACACATCGGCTGCTGTGACTCATCGCCCTCCCAGCATGGAACGAAACACGCCAAGCAGGCGGGGCACCCGTTCCTCACCAGCTTCGAGCCGGGGGAGGACTGGTTCTGGAACGTGGACACACAGGAGTACTACGAGGGGTCGGAGTTGGCTGCCCCCACCTCGCATCCGCTGACACAGCCGACGCCGGGACCTCGGGGTGCGGTGCCCGCCGACTGGGAGCAGCAGCTGCACTGA
- a CDS encoding ATP-binding protein: MNAPSPRAGLSPAELRTLFLFEALDDRQLDWLAERGQVELRPGGAPVYSQGEVATCFFVLLSGTVAVVRHLHGDDIELGRTDQKGVYAGATQAYLGDRVDQVYPNTLRAITDVELFVLSAEEFAHAVRTWFPMALHLLEGLFFGSRASNTIIGERERLEALGSLTAGLTHELNNPAAAAVRATDSLRDRVTKMRHKLALIADGRVDGTRLHHLVAMQDAAVQRAINAPKLSAIEASDAEDEVTDWLEDHDVGRPWDIAPTLVAGGIDASWLSEATDSLGDENRQAAVGWLTYTIDTELLMGEIEESVNRISGLVDAARQYSQLDRAAQQPVDVHELLDATVVMLQAKIPSGVRVVKEYDPDLPPVPAYGAELNQVWTNLIDNALGAMNGSGTLTIATWRDGDHVFVEVRDTGSGIPADIRPRIFEPFFTTKPVGEGTGLGLDISYRIVVNKHHGDIRVESQPGDTRFRVCLPITLPSDEEEPPPAAVENSRTAPAPQRSEERQHGTGPDSRNRPRSRAER; the protein is encoded by the coding sequence ATGAATGCCCCGAGTCCCCGCGCCGGGCTCAGCCCGGCCGAACTGCGGACCCTGTTCCTCTTCGAAGCCCTCGACGACAGGCAACTGGACTGGCTCGCCGAGCGCGGCCAGGTCGAGCTGCGGCCGGGCGGAGCGCCCGTCTACTCCCAGGGCGAGGTCGCCACCTGCTTCTTCGTTCTTCTCAGCGGCACGGTCGCCGTCGTCCGGCACCTTCACGGCGACGACATCGAGCTCGGCCGCACCGACCAGAAGGGTGTCTACGCGGGAGCCACTCAGGCCTACCTCGGGGACCGGGTGGACCAGGTCTACCCCAACACGCTCAGAGCCATCACCGACGTCGAACTCTTCGTCCTGTCGGCCGAAGAGTTCGCCCACGCGGTACGCACCTGGTTCCCCATGGCCCTGCATCTGCTCGAAGGCCTCTTCTTCGGCAGCCGTGCCAGCAACACCATCATCGGCGAACGTGAACGCCTGGAAGCCCTCGGCTCGCTCACCGCCGGACTCACCCACGAGCTCAACAACCCCGCGGCGGCAGCCGTACGCGCCACCGACTCCCTGCGCGACCGGGTCACCAAAATGCGCCACAAGCTCGCCCTCATCGCCGACGGCCGTGTGGACGGCACGCGTCTGCACCACCTGGTCGCGATGCAGGACGCGGCCGTTCAGCGCGCCATCAACGCCCCCAAGCTGTCGGCGATAGAGGCCTCCGACGCCGAGGACGAAGTCACCGACTGGCTGGAGGACCACGACGTCGGCAGGCCCTGGGACATCGCCCCCACCCTGGTCGCCGGCGGCATCGACGCCTCCTGGCTGTCCGAGGCGACCGACAGCCTGGGCGACGAGAACCGTCAGGCCGCAGTGGGATGGCTGACCTACACCATCGACACCGAGCTCTTGATGGGAGAGATCGAGGAGTCCGTCAACCGCATCTCAGGTCTGGTGGATGCGGCACGCCAGTACTCCCAGCTCGACCGTGCCGCTCAGCAGCCCGTCGACGTCCACGAACTCCTCGACGCCACCGTGGTGATGCTGCAGGCCAAAATCCCATCGGGCGTGCGGGTGGTGAAGGAATACGACCCCGACCTGCCGCCCGTCCCGGCGTACGGCGCGGAGCTCAACCAGGTCTGGACGAACCTGATCGACAACGCGCTCGGCGCGATGAACGGCAGTGGCACACTCACGATCGCCACCTGGCGCGACGGCGACCACGTCTTCGTCGAAGTCCGCGACACCGGCTCCGGAATTCCGGCGGACATCCGCCCGCGGATCTTCGAGCCCTTCTTCACGACGAAGCCGGTCGGCGAGGGCACCGGTCTGGGCCTGGACATCTCCTACCGCATCGTCGTCAACAAGCACCACGGCGACATCAGGGTGGAGTCGCAGCCGGGCGATACGAGATTCCGCGTCTGTCTGCCGATCACACTGCCCTCGGACGAGGAGGAACCGCCGCCCGCCGCTGTCGAGAACTCCCGAACTGCACCTGCCCCCCAGAGAAGTGAGGAGAGACAACATGGCACGGGACCAGATTCCAGGAATCGACCTCGCAGCCGTGCCGAGCGGTGA
- a CDS encoding FAD-dependent oxidoreductase, producing MAKPTILTVDDDPGVSRAIARDLRRRYGEQYRVLRAPSGAEALEALREVKLRGEPLAVMIADYRMPTMNGVQFLEAAMDLFPLARRVLLTAYADTGAAIDAINIVDLDHYLLKPWSPPEENLYPVLDALLEVWASAPGPEAGETRIVGHRWSAPSFAVREFLARNLVPYSWIAADDPEGRRLLDAAGLSADDVPLVITSDGKTLQAPSETELAAQVGLSTTPAADFYDVVVIGAGPAGLGAAVYAASEGLRTVLVERRATGGQAGQSSRIENYLGFPDGVSGAQLTDRARRQATRFGAEILSAREVVSLEVAGAGRVLHFSDGTSIGAHTVVLATGVSYRRLEAPGLDEFSGAGVFYGSASFEAASCTGQDVYIVGGANSAGQAAVYFSRYADRVHLLVRGADLTRAMSHYLIEQIDGIASIEVHAHTEVAGGEGEMHLQRLMLRDNRTGAVTTTDASWLFVFIGAEPPTQWLDGVVSCDERGFVLTGPDLLSGGARPAGWPLSRHPYHLETSVPGVFAAGDVRAESVKRVASAVGEGAMAVSLVHRYLEAQ from the coding sequence ATGGCGAAGCCGACCATCCTGACCGTCGACGACGATCCGGGAGTGTCCCGCGCCATCGCCCGCGACCTCCGGCGCAGGTACGGCGAGCAGTACCGCGTGCTCCGCGCGCCTTCGGGTGCAGAGGCATTGGAGGCTTTGCGGGAGGTCAAACTGCGAGGCGAGCCGCTCGCCGTGATGATCGCCGACTACCGCATGCCGACGATGAACGGGGTGCAGTTCCTGGAAGCGGCCATGGATCTCTTCCCGCTGGCCAGACGGGTGCTTCTGACGGCGTACGCCGACACGGGCGCGGCCATTGATGCCATCAACATCGTCGATCTCGATCACTACCTGCTCAAGCCGTGGAGTCCGCCGGAGGAGAATCTCTATCCGGTGCTGGACGCGCTGCTGGAAGTGTGGGCGAGTGCGCCCGGCCCGGAGGCGGGGGAGACACGGATCGTCGGCCACCGCTGGTCGGCGCCGTCCTTCGCGGTGCGGGAATTCCTTGCCCGCAATCTTGTCCCCTACAGCTGGATCGCCGCGGATGACCCCGAAGGCAGACGGCTCCTCGATGCGGCCGGGCTCAGCGCCGACGACGTGCCGCTGGTGATCACGTCCGACGGCAAAACCCTGCAGGCGCCGAGCGAGACCGAGCTGGCCGCCCAGGTGGGGCTGAGCACCACGCCGGCAGCCGACTTCTACGACGTTGTCGTCATCGGCGCTGGGCCCGCCGGGCTCGGCGCCGCCGTTTACGCGGCCTCCGAGGGGCTGCGCACGGTGCTGGTGGAGCGGAGGGCGACCGGGGGGCAGGCCGGCCAGAGCAGCCGTATCGAGAACTATCTGGGTTTCCCCGACGGAGTGTCAGGGGCGCAGCTGACGGACCGGGCACGTAGGCAGGCCACCCGCTTCGGTGCCGAGATCCTCAGTGCGCGCGAAGTGGTGTCGCTCGAGGTGGCAGGGGCAGGCCGGGTGCTGCACTTCAGTGACGGGACCTCGATAGGGGCGCATACCGTCGTCCTGGCCACTGGGGTGTCCTACCGGCGGCTGGAGGCGCCGGGCCTTGACGAGTTCAGCGGAGCGGGCGTCTTCTACGGCTCGGCGTCCTTCGAAGCAGCCAGCTGCACAGGGCAGGACGTGTACATCGTCGGCGGTGCCAACTCCGCAGGCCAGGCCGCCGTCTACTTCTCCCGTTACGCCGACCGCGTCCATCTCCTCGTGCGGGGGGCCGACCTGACCCGGGCGATGTCGCACTACCTGATAGAGCAGATCGACGGCATCGCCAGTATCGAGGTTCACGCGCACACCGAAGTCGCGGGCGGCGAGGGCGAGATGCATCTGCAGCGGCTGATGCTGCGGGACAACCGCACAGGTGCCGTCACCACTACCGATGCCTCATGGCTCTTCGTCTTCATCGGCGCCGAGCCACCCACGCAATGGCTGGACGGCGTCGTGTCCTGTGACGAGCGGGGTTTCGTGCTGACCGGTCCCGACCTGCTGTCCGGGGGAGCGCGCCCCGCGGGATGGCCGCTGTCACGCCATCCGTACCACCTGGAGACCAGCGTGCCCGGTGTCTTCGCCGCCGGCGACGTACGGGCCGAGTCGGTCAAGCGGGTCGCATCCGCGGTGGGGGAAGGCGCCATGGCCGTCTCTCTGGTGCACCGCTACCTGGAGGCGCAATGA
- a CDS encoding PP2C family protein-serine/threonine phosphatase, with translation MDRRNGQARDGMTLDYAALFAATPSPYLVLDTNFVIVDVNHAYLLATLRTRKQLIGQYVFDAFPDNPDDLEADGVQNLQSSLHRVLITREADSMALQRYDIPLTNSPGRFEERWWSTINTPVLNADGSVAWVIHRVEDVTAFIRARRPGTTRTVREEGMEAELYARALELQRLNEELRHAHARERHVALALQEAMLHVPDLSKHPGIAVRYLPAIGSLNVCGDWYDIVDLPDDRFAVAVGDVVGHGLQAATVMGMLRSALSAAARAVDGPAKALEVLGLYARSVDGALAATATQVLIDSNRRLVTYSSAGHPPPVLLHPDGSCELLDQATDPPLGARPAHAPRPQSSRAYLPGATLALYTDGLIERRYEDIDIGLARLTDALTHHRRLGAERLADAVLTRLDVSGGARDDIALVIVRL, from the coding sequence ATGGACCGCAGGAACGGGCAGGCGCGTGATGGCATGACTCTCGACTACGCAGCGCTGTTCGCCGCCACACCCAGCCCTTATCTGGTGCTCGACACAAATTTCGTCATCGTCGATGTCAACCACGCGTACCTTCTGGCAACGCTCCGCACCAGAAAACAACTGATCGGGCAGTACGTCTTCGACGCCTTTCCCGACAACCCCGATGACCTCGAGGCAGATGGGGTGCAGAATCTCCAGTCGTCGCTTCACCGCGTCCTGATCACCCGTGAGGCCGACTCGATGGCCCTGCAGAGGTACGACATCCCGCTCACCAACAGCCCCGGTCGGTTCGAGGAGCGGTGGTGGTCCACGATCAACACCCCGGTCCTGAATGCGGACGGCAGCGTGGCATGGGTCATTCACCGGGTCGAGGACGTGACCGCCTTCATCCGCGCCCGTCGCCCTGGCACCACCCGCACCGTGCGGGAGGAGGGGATGGAGGCCGAGCTCTACGCGCGGGCACTCGAGTTGCAGCGACTGAACGAAGAGCTGCGCCATGCACACGCCCGTGAACGCCACGTCGCGCTCGCTCTGCAGGAGGCCATGCTCCATGTACCCGATCTGAGCAAGCACCCGGGCATTGCGGTGCGCTATCTGCCTGCCATCGGATCATTGAACGTGTGCGGCGACTGGTACGACATCGTCGACCTTCCCGACGACCGATTCGCCGTAGCGGTCGGTGATGTCGTGGGCCACGGGCTGCAGGCCGCCACCGTCATGGGAATGCTCCGCAGTGCGTTGAGCGCAGCCGCCCGCGCTGTCGACGGCCCGGCCAAAGCACTGGAAGTGCTGGGCCTCTACGCCCGTTCCGTCGACGGGGCGCTGGCCGCCACCGCCACCCAGGTACTGATCGACAGCAATCGCCGCCTGGTCACCTACAGCAGCGCCGGCCATCCACCGCCCGTCCTGCTGCACCCCGACGGTTCCTGCGAGCTCCTGGACCAGGCCACCGACCCGCCGCTGGGCGCCCGCCCCGCGCACGCTCCCCGCCCCCAGAGCAGCCGTGCCTACCTGCCCGGCGCCACCCTTGCCCTTTACACCGACGGACTCATCGAACGCCGTTATGAAGACATCGACATCGGCCTCGCCCGCCTCACCGATGCCCTGACCCACCACCGGCGACTCGGAGCGGAACGCCTCGCTGACGCCGTACTGACCCGTCTCGACGTGAGTGGCGGCGCCCGCGACGACATCGCTCTCGTCATCGTCCGCCTGTGA
- a CDS encoding acyl-CoA-like ligand-binding transcription factor: MTSSPRLAACATVAAIRAALQFWLDNQESASYSALLQRAIAEVAAGLPVPPGK, encoded by the coding sequence GTGACCTCTTCCCCCCGGCTTGCAGCCTGCGCGACCGTCGCCGCGATCCGCGCTGCGCTCCAGTTCTGGCTCGACAACCAGGAGAGCGCGTCGTACTCCGCGCTGCTGCAGCGCGCTATCGCGGAAGTCGCTGCCGGCCTGCCGGTGCCGCCCGGTAAATGA
- a CDS encoding DUF3048 domain-containing protein, which yields MLVATLALAASGCHGGSGSKSPDRPGTPTGEPVPGSHILAVKVDNVGPARPQTGLDKADIVYVEQVESGLSRILAVYSSQVPPIVGPVRSARETDLELLRQFDRPTLAFSGAQSKLLPLIEAAPLNALPPAEAPAAYFRSRDRAAPHNLYLRPERALRDTPGVNAAGYAGLSFGPAPPGGKPTATYTVRYPAARFGFTWSAGRHQWLLAMDGTPSRTASGEQLGAATVILQYVTVRPSSFHDRWGNNSPYTETVGSGAALVLRNGAAYEADWERDTADSGTAFTTPDGEPMPFAPGQIWIVYEAR from the coding sequence ATGCTGGTGGCCACGCTCGCCCTCGCGGCGTCGGGCTGCCACGGCGGCTCCGGCTCGAAGTCGCCGGACCGTCCTGGCACGCCCACCGGCGAGCCCGTACCGGGCTCGCACATACTCGCGGTGAAGGTCGACAACGTCGGCCCGGCCCGCCCCCAGACCGGGCTCGACAAGGCGGACATCGTCTACGTCGAGCAGGTCGAGTCGGGGCTCAGCCGAATACTCGCCGTCTACTCCTCCCAGGTGCCGCCCATCGTCGGCCCGGTGCGCAGCGCTCGTGAAACCGATCTGGAGTTGCTCCGGCAGTTCGACCGGCCGACCCTCGCCTTCTCCGGGGCACAGAGCAAGCTGCTTCCGCTCATCGAGGCAGCTCCCCTGAACGCACTTCCGCCCGCCGAGGCACCGGCCGCGTACTTCCGCAGCCGGGACCGAGCCGCCCCGCACAACCTCTATCTGCGGCCCGAGCGCGCCCTGCGCGACACCCCTGGTGTGAACGCCGCCGGATACGCCGGCCTCAGCTTCGGCCCCGCGCCCCCGGGCGGGAAGCCGACCGCCACGTATACCGTCCGCTATCCAGCCGCACGCTTCGGCTTCACCTGGTCGGCAGGCCGGCACCAGTGGCTCCTGGCCATGGACGGGACCCCTTCCCGGACAGCGTCAGGGGAGCAACTGGGTGCGGCCACGGTCATATTGCAGTACGTGACGGTACGACCGTCGAGCTTCCACGACAGGTGGGGCAACAACTCCCCGTACACCGAGACCGTGGGCTCCGGCGCCGCGCTCGTCCTGCGCAACGGCGCAGCGTACGAGGCCGACTGGGAGCGGGACACAGCCGATTCCGGGACCGCGTTCACCACGCCGGACGGCGAGCCCATGCCGTTCGCCCCAGGACAGATCTGGATCGTGTACGAGGCTCGCTGA
- a CDS encoding cytochrome P450 family protein — protein sequence MGLTQCPLFSLDPDADPAEEARQLHAQGSLVPVELPGGVAAWAATDLATAQRVFGDERLTKDPAHWPALADGRIPDDWELIALVRGAGMVHSGRDDHRRLRQLVSAAFTRAPVEALRPRIAEIADELLDSLGTVGPGEPVDLREHFAYPLPVRVICEVLGVPNTAITELRHRFDRLVTPQVAPSGEADIRVAVADIHRSLTALIEIKREDPGDDLTTALIQARDDGDRLTDQELVETLFLILIAGHETTINSITNTAYALLQNPKMLAALRDTDAEAPTWVDAVEEGLRFFSPIRHALMRYATQGTDIAGVRVAKGDPVIASLVAVGRDPRRHENPDDFDVTRPTRRDHVAFGHGAHYCLGARLAKLETEIALRALFTRYPGLTLAAEPERLASIPLQGLRALRAYLHAGEQPPPAAQ from the coding sequence ATGGGACTGACCCAGTGCCCGCTCTTCTCGCTCGACCCGGATGCCGACCCCGCCGAAGAGGCGAGACAGCTCCACGCGCAAGGCTCTCTGGTCCCGGTGGAGCTGCCGGGGGGTGTAGCAGCCTGGGCAGCCACCGACCTGGCCACCGCGCAGCGGGTCTTTGGTGACGAACGGCTGACCAAGGACCCCGCGCACTGGCCTGCGCTGGCGGACGGTCGGATACCCGACGACTGGGAACTGATCGCCCTCGTGCGCGGAGCCGGGATGGTTCACTCAGGCCGTGACGATCACCGCCGACTGCGCCAACTGGTGAGCGCTGCCTTCACCCGTGCGCCGGTCGAAGCGCTTCGTCCCCGTATCGCAGAGATTGCCGACGAACTCCTGGACTCGCTGGGCACCGTGGGTCCGGGCGAGCCGGTCGACCTGCGCGAGCACTTCGCCTACCCGCTTCCGGTACGCGTCATTTGCGAGGTCCTCGGGGTGCCCAACACCGCTATCACCGAACTGCGCCATCGCTTCGACCGCCTGGTGACACCTCAGGTTGCGCCCTCCGGCGAGGCCGATATCCGCGTCGCCGTCGCGGACATACACCGCTCCCTCACAGCTCTGATCGAGATCAAACGCGAAGATCCCGGGGACGATCTCACCACGGCACTGATTCAGGCACGCGACGACGGCGACCGGCTCACCGACCAGGAGCTGGTCGAGACCCTCTTCCTGATCCTCATCGCGGGACACGAGACGACGATCAACTCGATCACCAACACGGCGTACGCACTGCTGCAGAACCCGAAGATGCTGGCCGCACTCCGTGATACCGACGCTGAAGCCCCCACGTGGGTCGATGCGGTCGAGGAGGGGCTTCGCTTCTTCTCCCCCATCCGGCACGCCCTCATGAGGTATGCCACCCAGGGCACCGACATCGCCGGGGTCCGGGTGGCCAAAGGGGATCCCGTCATCGCCAGCCTGGTCGCCGTAGGCCGAGACCCACGTCGGCACGAAAATCCCGACGACTTCGACGTCACCCGCCCCACCCGCCGCGACCACGTCGCGTTCGGCCACGGCGCGCACTACTGCCTGGGTGCTCGCCTGGCCAAGCTCGAGACCGAGATCGCCCTGCGCGCCCTGTTCACCCGCTATCCCGGTCTCACTCTTGCCGCCGAGCCCGAGCGTCTCGCCTCCATCCCCCTCCAGGGCTTGCGGGCCCTGCGCGCCTATCTCCATGCCGGCGAACAGCCGCCGCCGGCTGCGCAGTAG